GCGCGATCGGTGCCAGCAAGGCGCTCGCCCTCGGGCTCCCGGAGGTTCCCGCCGTCTTCGTGGGAGTCGTCGCCGCGGTGGGCGGTTCGATCCTGCGGGACGTCCTGCTGAACCTCCCGATCGCGCTCATGCACGTCGGCTCGCTCTACGCGGTCGCGGCGGGCGCGGGCACCATCGTGCTCGTCGTGATGATCGACCTCGGCGTTCCGCTGACGATCGCGGCGATCGTCTGCGTGATCGTGACGCTCACCATCCGGTTGCTCGCGGTCCGCTTCGGCTGGAGCCTGCCGGAGCAGCGGGAGCTCGGCCGGATCCCGCGTCCACGCTGGCCCCGGTTCACCCGCGCGCCGAGCGACGCGCGCACCGTCGAGCGCACCGACACGGGCGCGATCCCCCGCTACCGCATCGACAAGCCGGGCGACTGACCGCCTGGTTGACGCAACACGCCGTCCGCGACGAGCGCGAGACGGCGTGTTGCGTCAACTCGATACGGGTCAGGCGCTGACGAGCTCCTCGGCCGAACGACCGGCGCCCGAGCGCACCGCGCGGTTCACCGCCGAGACGACGGCCTTGAAGGATGCGGTGGTCGTGTCCGCGTCGATGCCGACGCCCCACCGACGCTGGCCGTCCACATCCACCTCGACGTACGCCGCCGCCAGAGCCGACTCGCTGGCCGAGAGCGTGTGCTGCGAGTAGTCGTAGAGGTGTGCGTCCACACCGTGCTGGTGCAGGATGTCGAAGAACGCCGCGATCGGGCCGTTGCCCTCCCCCGTGGCCTTCGCGACGGTGTCGCCGTCGCGCAGGGTCACCGTGAGTACGACGTGCTCGCCGGTCTCGTTCGAGGTCGTGGTGCTGCCCAGCTCGAAGCGGCCCCACTTGGCGTCCGGGTCGTCCGACGGCGCCGGCAGGTACTCGTCCTGGAAAACGGACCAGATCTGGTCGCTGGTGACCTCGCCGCCCTCGGCATCCGTCTTCGCCTGCACAACCCCCGAGAACTCGATCTGCAGCTTGCGCGGCAGGTCGAGCGAGTGGTCCGACTTCAGCAGGTACGCGACGCCGCCCTTGCCCGACTGCGAGTTGACGCGAATGACCGCCTCGTAGCTGCGGCCCAGATCCTTCGGGTCGACCGGCAGGTAGGGAACGGCCCACTCCAGGTCGTCCACGGAGACGCCCTCGCGCTCGGCGCGCGCCTCCATCGCCTCGAAGCCCTTCTTGATGGCGTCCTGGTGGGAGCCGCTGAACGCGGTGAAGACCAGGTCGCCGCCCCACGGGCTGCGCTCCCCGACGGGCAGCTGGTTGCAGTGCTCGACCGTGCGCTTGATCTGGTCGATGTCGCTGAAGTCGATCTGCGGGTCGATGCCCTGGGTGAACAGGTTGATGCCCAGCGTGACCAGGTCAACGTTGCCGGTGCGCTCGCCGTTGCCGAACAGGCAGCCCTCGATGCGGTCGGCGCCGGCCATGTAGCCGAGCTCGGCGGCGGCGACGGCGGTGCCGCGGTCGTTGTGCGGGTGCAGCGACAGGAGGACGTTCTCGCGGTGGTTCAGGTGGCGCGACATCCACTCGATCGAGTCGGCGTAGACGTTGGGCGTGGCCATCTCGACCGTGGCCGGCAGGTTGATGATGACCTTGCGCTCCGGGGTCGGCTCGAAGATGTCGAGCACCTGGTTGCAGATGTCGGCGGCGAACTCGAGCTCGGTGCCGGTGTAGCTCTCGGGCGAGTACTCGTAGTAGATCGCGGTGCCCGGCACCAGCGACTCGAACTGGCGGCACAGCCGCGCGCCGCTCAGAGCGATGTCGATGATGCCCTGCTGGTCGGTGCGGAAGACCACCTCGCGCTGCAGGATGCTCGTCGAGTTGTACAGGTGGACGATGGCCTGCTTCGCGCCGACCAGCGACTCGTACGTGCGCTTGATCAGGTGCTCGCGCGACTGGGTCAGGACCTGGATGGTCACGTCGTCCGGGATGGCGTCCTCTTCGATGAGGCTGCGGACGAAGTCGAAGTCGGTCTGGCTGGCCGACGGGAACCCGACCTCGATCTCCTTGTAGCCCATCCGGACCAGCAGATCGAACATGATGCGCTTGCGCTCGGGGCTCATCGGGTCGATGAGGGCCTGGTTTCCGTCACGCAGGTCTACGGCGCACCAGCGCGGCGCCTGCGTGATGCGGTTCGACGGCCACGTGCGGTCCGGCAGGTCGACACGGATCTGCTCGTGGAACGGTCGGTACTTGTGGATCGGCATGGCGCTCGGCGCCTGCG
This region of Leifsonia sp. fls2-241-R2A-40a genomic DNA includes:
- a CDS encoding TRIC cation channel family protein; the encoded protein is MSTTALNIGALSIPLWGDLIAVGIGSLQGAMFASGFRDRRLDLLGVAIIGVATGVGGGLLRDLLLNVTPVALQSNWYLPATVVAALLGMLLIRLFRRLDPVITFLDALTIGLFGAIGASKALALGLPEVPAVFVGVVAAVGGSILRDVLLNLPIALMHVGSLYAVAAGAGTIVLVVMIDLGVPLTIAAIVCVIVTLTIRLLAVRFGWSLPEQRELGRIPRPRWPRFTRAPSDARTVERTDTGAIPRYRIDKPGD
- the leuA gene encoding 2-isopropylmalate synthase, producing the protein MKNTQAPSAMPIHKYRPFHEQIRVDLPDRTWPSNRITQAPRWCAVDLRDGNQALIDPMSPERKRIMFDLLVRMGYKEIEVGFPSASQTDFDFVRSLIEEDAIPDDVTIQVLTQSREHLIKRTYESLVGAKQAIVHLYNSTSILQREVVFRTDQQGIIDIALSGARLCRQFESLVPGTAIYYEYSPESYTGTELEFAADICNQVLDIFEPTPERKVIINLPATVEMATPNVYADSIEWMSRHLNHRENVLLSLHPHNDRGTAVAAAELGYMAGADRIEGCLFGNGERTGNVDLVTLGINLFTQGIDPQIDFSDIDQIKRTVEHCNQLPVGERSPWGGDLVFTAFSGSHQDAIKKGFEAMEARAEREGVSVDDLEWAVPYLPVDPKDLGRSYEAVIRVNSQSGKGGVAYLLKSDHSLDLPRKLQIEFSGVVQAKTDAEGGEVTSDQIWSVFQDEYLPAPSDDPDAKWGRFELGSTTTSNETGEHVVLTVTLRDGDTVAKATGEGNGPIAAFFDILHQHGVDAHLYDYSQHTLSASESALAAAYVEVDVDGQRRWGVGIDADTTTASFKAVVSAVNRAVRSGAGRSAEELVSA